The Vulpes lagopus strain Blue_001 chromosome 24, ASM1834538v1, whole genome shotgun sequence genome has a window encoding:
- the LOC121482164 gene encoding 60S ribosomal protein L23a-like gives MKMAPKAKKEAPAPPKAEAKAKALKAKKVVPKGVHSHKEKIRRSPTFQGPKTLCLRRQPKYPRKRASRRNKFDHYAIIKFPLTTESAMKKIEDNNTLVFIVDVKANKHQIKQAVKKLCDIEVAKVNTLIRSDGEKKAYVRLAPDYDALGVANKIGII, from the coding sequence ATGAAGATGGCACCGAAggcgaagaaggaagcccctgcccctcccaaagctgaagccaaagcaaaggctttgaaagctaagaaagtggTGCCGAAAGGCGTGCACAGTCACAAAGAGAAGATCCGTAGGTCACCTACATTCCAAGGACCCAAGACCCTGTGTCtccgaaggcagcccaaatatcctcgaaagagGGCCTCCAGGAGAAACAAgtttgatcactatgccatcatcaagttccccttaactactgagtcagccatgaagaaaatagaagacaacaacacacttgtgttcattgtggatgtcaaggccaataagcaccagatcaaacaggctgtgaagaagctctgtGACATTGaagtggccaaggtcaacaccttgatcaggtctgatggagagaagaaagcatatgttcgactggctcctgactatgatgctttgggtgttgccaacaaaattgggataaTCTAA